A part of Arthrobacter dokdonellae genomic DNA contains:
- a CDS encoding DUF5134 domain-containing protein, producing MFNIPAITWPLTAVLLLSGCNHLLQAARSRQRTEQVNNTLHALMHVLMAAMLWNLAPSTMLAQIAVLTGAALWFIIQAVARPEFKTLCADGHGRLKCVYHSLTMAGAALMIAMMAPQTTTSHQTAPPNAMDAMAGMGRMTMSHNHHAMAAPLNTTAGVSMDHSPALAILLTAIFTAAAITFIILLLRARATKNTHYPRSAHRLPPQAEHGLEALGAAAMALMFATMTT from the coding sequence GTGTTCAATATCCCTGCAATTACCTGGCCCCTCACGGCCGTCCTGCTGCTGAGCGGATGCAACCACCTCCTGCAGGCGGCAAGGTCGCGCCAGCGCACGGAGCAGGTCAACAACACCCTCCACGCCCTCATGCACGTGCTGATGGCGGCCATGTTGTGGAACCTCGCACCGTCGACCATGCTGGCCCAGATCGCAGTCCTTACCGGCGCGGCTCTGTGGTTTATTATTCAGGCAGTCGCCCGGCCGGAATTCAAAACACTCTGCGCGGACGGCCACGGTCGGCTCAAATGCGTTTACCACAGCCTCACCATGGCCGGCGCCGCCCTCATGATCGCAATGATGGCCCCCCAGACCACCACCAGCCACCAAACCGCTCCCCCAAACGCAATGGACGCAATGGCCGGCATGGGCAGGATGACCATGTCGCACAACCACCACGCAATGGCAGCCCCTCTCAACACCACGGCTGGAGTATCAATGGACCACTCCCCCGCCCTGGCCATCCTGCTCACAGCCATCTTCACAGCAGCAGCCATCACATTCATCATCCTTCTCCTGCGTGCCCGGGCCACGAAAAACACCCACTACCCCAGATCAGCCCACAGACTACCCCCCCAGGCAGAACACGGGCTCGAAGCACTCGGCGCCGCCGCCATGGCCCTCATGTTCGCCACCATGACAACATGA
- a CDS encoding HAD family hydrolase → MTPTDVHTILTSDSKTAETSRSLRAVVGQTFDAVLFDMDGTLIDSTPAVRRSWLAWAAERGLDASFLDARHGHPARDIVASLVPLEEFDAAFERIQQIEIADTDDIIILPGASEALTAIGEYRKAIVTSCTRPLAAARIMATGLFPPRVVVTVDDVLHGKPDPEPFALGARWLGFEPGRCLVVEDAPSGLRSAHAAGCTTLAVAGTHAAADLRADLVITSLLEVQFLSTASGILIAPRESMRRSNPQDHSYG, encoded by the coding sequence ATGACGCCCACCGATGTCCACACCATTCTTACCTCCGATTCTAAAACCGCCGAGACGAGCAGGTCCCTGAGAGCCGTGGTTGGTCAGACGTTTGACGCTGTCCTATTCGACATGGACGGCACGCTCATTGACTCAACCCCTGCGGTGCGTCGGTCTTGGCTCGCGTGGGCGGCTGAACGTGGACTCGATGCCTCATTCCTTGACGCCCGCCACGGACACCCCGCCCGGGATATTGTGGCTTCATTGGTACCGCTCGAGGAGTTCGACGCAGCCTTTGAGCGCATTCAACAGATTGAGATCGCCGACACCGACGATATCATCATCCTTCCAGGCGCCAGTGAAGCGCTCACTGCCATCGGTGAATACCGCAAAGCCATTGTCACCTCCTGTACGCGGCCCCTTGCAGCGGCACGAATCATGGCTACTGGGCTGTTCCCACCTAGAGTGGTGGTGACTGTCGATGACGTCTTGCACGGAAAACCGGATCCCGAACCATTCGCGCTCGGCGCCCGATGGCTGGGCTTCGAACCTGGGCGCTGCCTCGTAGTTGAGGATGCGCCGTCCGGACTGCGTTCCGCACATGCTGCCGGGTGCACAACTCTGGCCGTGGCGGGCACTCACGCAGCGGCGGACCTGAGGGCTGACCTCGTGATTACCAGCCTGTTAGAGGTCCAATTCCTCTCAACTGCAAGCGGCATCCTCATCGCACCGCGGGAGTCCATGCGGCGTTCCAACCCTCAAGACCATTCTTATGGTTAA
- a CDS encoding CBU_0592 family membrane protein, which yields MDQIIQIGGSVLVLIAFGLAQLGMLDHKSRRYLLLNTVGSGVLAVDALFGAQWGFLLLEGVWSIISAISLVGVLLRGRPGSDADSGMTPGHDENAPSGEWEAGITPTR from the coding sequence ATGGACCAGATCATACAAATCGGCGGATCTGTGCTGGTCCTTATCGCTTTTGGCCTGGCCCAGCTGGGAATGCTGGATCACAAGTCCCGCCGTTACCTCCTTTTGAACACGGTCGGATCCGGTGTCCTGGCCGTTGACGCCCTATTCGGGGCGCAATGGGGCTTTCTCTTGCTGGAGGGCGTCTGGTCCATTATTTCTGCGATCAGCCTGGTGGGCGTGCTGCTTCGAGGACGTCCGGGCTCAGACGCCGATAGCGGCATGACACCGGGACATGACGAGAACGCGCCATCCGGCGAATGGGAAGCTGGCATCACACCTACGCGGTGA
- a CDS encoding GntR family transcriptional regulator: MASWKEQLAFAPLETLERGEEIGRRLRHAIELGVLEEGDQLPSESDLAARMRVSTLTLRSALAELRHLGLLETRRGKGGGSFVKANIGGIAKAQLDALAAYSLEELLDIREYRAFLAGSAATATADRSQQVSVARLASMAAQIESVRTPSEMTRADSRFHIELAAASGSTLLTRQEMAMQAEVGALVWAGDSDRRRAAGVEHALIVSAIQSGDTHLARALAEDHVRRDMNRLIDLRMSMEPPPQGTRPRNEDIDRTVSAIELFTSSLQGSVAASIMAVERAVQGDLDRTKNGKLAELPNVYDAARRTLDGTVPALYGTGFAADPSYFGEMGFIWCYIPSDPKAPQRMELDLEFYDYTTAAWWPKKDSDDTVHASHAYVDAFGANEYLVTFTKRVLREGRMAGVAAVDVLVTGLQIALQPFLRHLPASTCIVDQNEVVLATNTANLLGGTLPPTPQMDRRITLPSVPWMLCIGVSKETVAKKG; encoded by the coding sequence ATGGCCAGCTGGAAAGAGCAACTCGCGTTCGCCCCCTTGGAGACCTTGGAGCGTGGCGAAGAGATCGGGCGCCGGCTTCGCCATGCCATTGAGCTGGGGGTGCTCGAAGAGGGAGACCAGCTCCCCAGCGAGAGCGATCTCGCCGCAAGAATGCGAGTCTCCACCCTGACGCTGCGTTCAGCCCTCGCCGAGCTCCGTCATCTCGGACTTCTGGAAACACGACGAGGCAAAGGCGGCGGCAGCTTCGTGAAGGCGAACATTGGAGGCATTGCCAAGGCTCAGCTGGACGCCCTCGCCGCCTATTCCCTTGAGGAATTGCTCGACATCCGCGAATACCGCGCCTTTCTCGCGGGGTCAGCGGCCACGGCAACGGCAGACCGGTCCCAGCAGGTCTCCGTTGCACGCCTCGCTTCGATGGCGGCCCAGATCGAGTCGGTACGCACACCCTCCGAAATGACGAGAGCGGACAGCCGGTTCCACATCGAGCTTGCTGCCGCATCGGGCTCCACGCTGTTAACCCGCCAGGAGATGGCCATGCAGGCTGAAGTCGGGGCGCTGGTGTGGGCCGGCGACTCTGACCGTCGGCGCGCGGCGGGGGTAGAACACGCCCTGATAGTCAGCGCCATTCAATCCGGGGACACACACTTGGCACGAGCCCTCGCCGAAGACCATGTGCGCCGGGACATGAACCGCCTCATCGACCTGCGGATGTCCATGGAACCTCCGCCACAAGGCACGCGGCCCCGAAACGAAGACATTGATCGCACCGTTTCGGCAATTGAATTGTTCACGTCGAGTCTCCAAGGGAGCGTGGCCGCGTCAATCATGGCTGTCGAACGGGCCGTTCAAGGCGACCTTGACCGCACAAAAAACGGAAAGCTGGCCGAGTTGCCCAACGTCTACGACGCAGCGCGCAGGACACTGGACGGGACAGTGCCAGCGCTCTATGGAACGGGCTTCGCAGCCGATCCCTCCTACTTCGGCGAAATGGGCTTCATCTGGTGCTACATCCCCTCGGATCCAAAAGCACCACAAAGGATGGAGCTGGACCTGGAATTCTATGACTACACGACAGCTGCATGGTGGCCCAAGAAAGACAGTGATGACACGGTCCACGCCAGCCACGCGTACGTGGACGCTTTCGGAGCGAACGAATACCTCGTCACCTTCACCAAACGAGTCCTACGAGAGGGCAGGATGGCTGGCGTTGCTGCCGTTGACGTCCTCGTCACAGGCCTCCAAATTGCACTCCAGCCGTTCCTCCGGCACCTACCGGCAAGCACCTGCATTGTGGATCAAAACGAAGTCGTTCTCGCTACCAACACGGCCAACCTGCTTGGCGGGACCCTCCCCCCAACCCCTCAGATGGATCGGAGAATCACGCTCCCCTCAGTCCCCTGGATGCTCTGCATCGGAGTAAGTAAAGAAACCGTCGCCAAAAAGGGATGA
- a CDS encoding YcnI family copper-binding membrane protein, with amino-acid sequence MKSTARRTLKTVTAGALAAAFLAAGAAAASAHVHAVADDTGANGYTHVKFTVPNESATAKTSKLVVKLPTDAPFTSVSVQPLDGWTAKIITTDLPKPVTVGGSEVTKAATSVEWTADAAHELGPNQYQSFSLSLGKLPAAGTTVMLPAAQTYTDGSVVNWDQKTVDGQPEPEHPAPSFVTTAEDGAAPAAAPMNMDPTSNNAVGVWGIVLGAVGLVLGGTALGLVLTGRRRASAVK; translated from the coding sequence ATGAAAAGCACAGCACGCCGCACCCTCAAGACCGTCACCGCCGGTGCCCTCGCAGCCGCGTTCCTGGCCGCCGGTGCCGCCGCAGCCTCCGCCCACGTGCACGCCGTCGCCGATGACACCGGCGCCAACGGCTACACGCACGTGAAGTTCACCGTGCCGAATGAATCGGCCACCGCCAAGACCAGCAAGCTCGTGGTCAAGCTGCCCACCGATGCGCCCTTCACCTCGGTGTCCGTGCAGCCGCTGGACGGCTGGACGGCGAAGATCATCACCACTGACCTGCCCAAGCCCGTCACCGTCGGCGGAAGCGAGGTGACCAAGGCGGCCACATCGGTGGAGTGGACGGCCGACGCCGCCCACGAACTGGGCCCGAACCAGTACCAGTCGTTCTCGCTGTCCCTGGGCAAGCTGCCTGCCGCGGGCACCACCGTGATGCTGCCTGCAGCCCAGACCTACACGGACGGCAGCGTGGTGAACTGGGATCAAAAGACAGTTGACGGCCAGCCCGAGCCCGAGCACCCGGCACCGTCGTTTGTCACGACAGCCGAAGACGGCGCCGCCCCGGCGGCCGCCCCGATGAACATGGACCCGACCAGCAACAACGCCGTCGGCGTCTGGGGGATCGTGCTCGGCGCCGTCGGCTTGGTCCTGGGCGGCACGGCGCTGGGATTGGTCCTCACCGGCCGTCGCAGGGCCTCCGCAGTCAAATAG
- a CDS encoding AAA family ATPase: MIDAVATAAESQCLALNPYRYTVPVDAGSDVAFAGRAVFEFPGARLYTDAGILANEQLVMNTRNDDGGPAVAPHLADIFLANAGQAPERPALAPDQLAAVDEVLSSGRFLDAVVGPAGSGKTTTMAAVRDGWEQAYGAGSVVGLAPAAASADVLGRKLGLVAENVSKWLFESVGRGAAGRAERFRDLEASRPGTFWQRLRRSQRMADLAMRQEQWSFRRNQLVIVDEASMVSTVQLAALVHQARDAGAKIVMVGDPAQLDAIDAGGILGWLSPRDFCNILHIPEQTFYQWRVNHQGPRAHKVGRHVRIIRSDFETWVSEHLEA, from the coding sequence ATGATCGACGCCGTCGCCACGGCGGCCGAGTCCCAGTGCCTCGCGCTCAATCCCTACCGCTACACGGTCCCCGTGGACGCCGGCAGCGACGTCGCCTTCGCAGGTCGCGCCGTGTTCGAGTTCCCCGGCGCCCGCCTCTACACGGACGCCGGCATCCTCGCGAACGAGCAGTTGGTCATGAACACCAGGAACGACGACGGCGGCCCCGCCGTCGCGCCCCACCTCGCCGACATTTTCCTCGCCAACGCGGGGCAGGCTCCGGAGCGCCCGGCGCTGGCGCCAGATCAACTCGCCGCGGTGGATGAAGTGCTGTCCAGCGGCAGGTTCCTCGACGCCGTCGTCGGTCCGGCCGGTTCGGGGAAGACGACCACGATGGCGGCCGTCCGCGACGGGTGGGAACAGGCTTACGGTGCGGGAAGCGTCGTCGGGCTGGCCCCGGCGGCGGCGAGCGCTGACGTGCTGGGCCGGAAGCTGGGGCTGGTGGCGGAGAATGTGTCCAAGTGGCTGTTCGAGTCCGTCGGGCGGGGAGCGGCGGGGCGGGCAGAGCGGTTTCGGGACCTTGAAGCATCCCGTCCGGGTACATTCTGGCAGCGGCTGCGACGGTCGCAGCGGATGGCCGACTTGGCGATGCGGCAGGAGCAGTGGAGTTTTCGGCGCAACCAGCTGGTGATTGTGGATGAGGCGTCGATGGTGTCCACGGTGCAGCTGGCGGCGCTGGTGCATCAGGCACGTGATGCCGGGGCCAAGATTGTGATGGTGGGTGACCCTGCCCAGTTGGATGCGATCGACGCCGGAGGGATCCTGGGGTGGTTGTCCCCACGGGACTTTTGCAACATCCTGCACATCCCGGAACAGACCTTCTACCAATGGCGGGTCAACCACCAAGGCCCCCGGGCCCACAAAGTCGGCAGGCACGTGCGCATCATTCGCAGCGACTTCGAGACCTGGGTGTCCGAGCATTTGGAGGCATGA
- a CDS encoding tyrosine-type recombinase/integrase yields MKDSQAPSQSEVTPRMRLSELGSLWFDEIENNGRAGRRTIDGYRDTYDRVIAPALAGLRLNEISTGRLDRFLKDVAADHPATARHSKIVLTGILGLAVRHDALHSNPIRDVGAIKIASKDVRALSTKDVKKLRVAIRKWQDAPDHQGRPRASDLIDVLDIFLATGARIGEVLAIRWQDVDLEVSPPTITVSGTVIMEKGRGTYRQDHPKTKAGFRTVKLPPFALKTLLRKQASEHSGPEDMLFPSSTGTVRSPHNFRRQWRDARSGSGFEWVTPHVFRKSVATLIDHEYSSKQAAAQLGHSGTAITEKHYIAKAADSPDVTDALEQFGE; encoded by the coding sequence ATGAAGGACAGCCAAGCCCCATCACAGTCAGAAGTGACGCCGCGAATGCGGCTCTCCGAGTTGGGTTCCCTGTGGTTCGACGAAATCGAAAACAACGGCCGTGCAGGACGGCGCACCATCGACGGATATAGGGACACCTACGACCGTGTCATCGCACCTGCACTCGCCGGGCTTCGGCTCAATGAAATCAGCACCGGTCGGTTAGACCGGTTCCTGAAAGATGTGGCCGCGGACCATCCAGCAACGGCGCGCCATTCAAAGATAGTACTCACTGGAATCTTGGGCCTGGCCGTGCGCCACGATGCATTGCACAGCAATCCCATTCGTGATGTCGGGGCGATCAAGATCGCCTCAAAAGATGTTCGGGCGTTGTCTACCAAGGACGTCAAGAAACTCAGGGTGGCTATTCGAAAATGGCAGGATGCCCCTGATCATCAAGGCCGGCCTCGGGCATCGGACCTCATCGACGTGCTTGACATCTTCCTGGCGACCGGGGCAAGGATTGGCGAAGTTCTCGCCATTCGCTGGCAAGATGTTGACTTGGAAGTGTCGCCTCCTACAATCACCGTTTCAGGGACTGTGATCATGGAAAAGGGACGCGGCACCTACCGCCAAGACCACCCGAAGACCAAGGCCGGCTTCCGGACAGTCAAGCTCCCACCATTTGCACTGAAAACTCTCCTCCGAAAACAAGCCTCGGAGCATTCCGGACCGGAGGATATGTTGTTTCCTTCGTCAACCGGGACGGTGCGCAGCCCCCATAATTTTCGCAGGCAGTGGCGGGATGCTCGCTCAGGTTCAGGCTTTGAATGGGTCACGCCTCACGTCTTCCGGAAATCCGTCGCAACTCTGATCGACCACGAGTACAGTTCCAAGCAGGCCGCTGCCCAACTTGGCCACTCGGGCACAGCCATTACCGAAAAGCACTACATCGCCAAAGCTGCCGATTCCCCAGACGTTACCGACGCGCTGGAGCAATTTGGCGAGTAG
- a CDS encoding GntR family transcriptional regulator: MSIQRQTLREQIETEIMNRVGAGEFRMGENINEVSLSEELGVSRTPLREALISLSQQGVITRVSGKGFRWAPIGDSDFTEAVQIIAALEGLALRLTPAPRLTSIGRQLAEQAHAFTDSVGSAGDIHEHDDAFHALLTSGSPNKRLAETIASYKLALRRYERLYVGNADLMERAAAEHEAIAEALLAKDLPGAIAALEDNWHNSVPRIINALKAKVSVQ; this comes from the coding sequence GTGTCCATTCAGCGCCAAACCCTGCGTGAGCAGATTGAAACTGAAATCATGAATCGCGTGGGTGCCGGTGAATTCCGCATGGGCGAGAACATCAACGAGGTGTCCCTGTCCGAAGAACTTGGCGTCAGCCGAACGCCGCTGCGGGAGGCGCTCATCTCCCTCTCCCAACAGGGCGTCATCACCAGGGTCTCGGGCAAGGGATTCCGATGGGCCCCCATTGGGGACAGTGACTTTACGGAAGCTGTGCAGATAATTGCGGCCTTGGAAGGATTGGCCCTTCGGCTCACGCCGGCGCCCCGGTTGACTAGCATCGGGCGGCAATTGGCTGAACAAGCTCACGCTTTCACCGACTCCGTCGGCTCTGCCGGGGACATTCACGAACACGATGATGCATTCCATGCGCTGCTCACGTCAGGCAGCCCGAACAAACGCCTGGCCGAGACCATTGCGTCTTACAAATTAGCCCTGCGGCGCTACGAGCGCCTGTATGTTGGAAACGCCGATCTGATGGAACGTGCAGCGGCCGAACACGAAGCTATTGCCGAGGCGCTCTTGGCCAAAGATCTCCCTGGTGCGATTGCGGCGCTGGAGGACAATTGGCACAACAGTGTTCCACGAATCATCAACGCCCTCAAGGCCAAAGTCTCTGTTCAGTAA